One window of the Danaus plexippus chromosome 25, MEX_DaPlex, whole genome shotgun sequence genome contains the following:
- the LOC116775175 gene encoding facilitated trehalose transporter Tret1-like isoform X1, which translates to MAIINQVISTAMISYVCTSLGLLYTLPSSTVELFSSVNTTLDRVMTQTEISFMGSASSASSFLITPFVWYFLNKLGRKRTLILFHLPQLIAWIILVTINKVEAVLLAMFISGLSGSTFLIIPVFVSEYCEVSIRGAMMSGHIIFYELGIMISYFFGGFLEYKTIMYISLIMSAVALGMICCIRESPLYLIQKERDEEAVKSIQFYRGLKKNCSEISREVECIRKILNFDCGNNDSDEKQSLKKDDIPSEKLSFIQILTKSRTTRRIVFKLLFIQTVSIFQGLIVVQVFAKPLLQFAVPSMSATLSTVLFALVVAISSLIGAYLLDTVGRRPLFINAATATGLCCVILGTQMHFNWGPSWLTAVFMNFYFFFYILGAGTIPTVLIGELFLPETRIFAAVLCAEWSFLCNFILLSIFIPLEKSFGLGAIFYLFAVCSFITAIATCILIPETMGLRIDEIQLKLLRNRK; encoded by the exons atggcAATAATAAATCAAGTAATAAGTACGGCTATGA taAGCTATGTATGCACGTCTCTAGGTCTACTTTATACTCTCCCGTCATCAACTGTGGAACTCTTCAGTTCAGTGAATACAACTCTAGATAGAGTCATGACCCAAACTGAAATATCATTTATGGGAAGTGCGTCAAGTGCAAGCTCATTTTTGATAACACCATTTGTTTGGTACTTTCTTAATAAGTTGGGTAGGAAACGGACTCTTATCCTTTTTCATTTACCGCAATTG atCGCTTGGATAATTCTCGTCACCATAAACAAAGTCGAAGCAGTTCTCTTAGCAATGTTTATTTCCGGCCTCAGTGGTTCTACGTTTCTCATCATTCCGGTGTTTGTTAGTGAATATTGCGAGGTATCCATTAGAGGGGCTATGATGTCTGGACATATAATCTTTTATGAACTAGGAATTATGATATCATACTTTTTTGGTGGTTTCCTTGAGTACAAAACCATCATGTACATATCCCTCATAATGTCTGCTGTTGCTCTTGGTATGATCTGTTGCATAAGGGAGTCTCCTTTGTATTTAATACAGAAGGAGCGTGACGAG gAAGCTGTTAAATCAATACAGTTTTATAGAGGTTTGAAGAAAAATTGTAGTGAAATATCAAGAGAGGTTGAATGCATCAGAAAAATACTTAACTTTGATTGCGGAAATA ATGATTCAGATGAAAAGCagagtttaaaaaaagatgaCATCCCTTCAGAGAAATTATCGTTTATTCAGATATTAA ccAAATCACGAACAACTAGACGTATAGTGTTTAAGCTCTTGTTTATTCAGACAGTATCAATATTTCAAGGATTGATAGTGGTTCAGGTATTTGCGAAGCCACTATTACAATTCGCAGTACCAAGTATGTCAGCAACTTTATCCACAGTTTTGTTCGCTTTAGTTGTAGCGATATCTAGTTTAATCGGTGCTTATTTACTGGATACAGTCGGAAGACGA ccattatttataaacgctGCAACTGCGACCGGTCTTTGTTGTGTGATACTTGGCACCCAGATGCATTTCAACTGGGGTCCGAGTTGGTTGACTGCTGTATTTATGAActtttacttctttttttacattctTGGCGCTGGTACGATACCAACTGTACTGATTGGAGAACTCTTTTTACCTGAG acTAGAATATTCGCAGCAGTTTTATGTGCAGAATGGTCTTTTTTATGCAACTTTATTTTGCTTTCCATCTTCATTCCTCTGGAAAAATCTTTTG GTCTCGGTGCTATATTTTATCTCTTCGCCGTTTGCTCATTTATAACAGCTATAGCAACTTGTATTCTGATTCCTGAAACTATGGGCCTAAGAATTGATGAGATACAGTTAAAGCTTTTAaggaatagaaaataa
- the LOC116775175 gene encoding facilitated trehalose transporter Tret1-like isoform X2 has protein sequence MAIINQVISTAMISYVCTSLGLLYTLPSSTVELFSSVNTTLDRVMTQTEISFMGSASSASSFLITPFVWYFLNKLGRKRTLILFHLPQLIAWIILVTINKVEAVLLAMFISGLSGSTFLIIPVFVSEYCEVSIRGAMMSGHIIFYELGIMISYFFGGFLEYKTIMYISLIMSAVALGMICCIRESPLYLIQKERDEEAVKSIQFYRGLKKNCSEISREVECIRKILNFDCGNNDSDEKQSLKKDDIPSEKLSFIQILTKSRTTRRIVFKLLFIQTVSIFQGLIVVQVFAKPLLQFAVPSMSATLSTVLFALVVAISSLIGAYLLDTVGRRNIRSSFMCRMVFFMQLYFAFHLHSSGKIFWSRCYILSLRRLLIYNSYSNLYSDS, from the exons atggcAATAATAAATCAAGTAATAAGTACGGCTATGA taAGCTATGTATGCACGTCTCTAGGTCTACTTTATACTCTCCCGTCATCAACTGTGGAACTCTTCAGTTCAGTGAATACAACTCTAGATAGAGTCATGACCCAAACTGAAATATCATTTATGGGAAGTGCGTCAAGTGCAAGCTCATTTTTGATAACACCATTTGTTTGGTACTTTCTTAATAAGTTGGGTAGGAAACGGACTCTTATCCTTTTTCATTTACCGCAATTG atCGCTTGGATAATTCTCGTCACCATAAACAAAGTCGAAGCAGTTCTCTTAGCAATGTTTATTTCCGGCCTCAGTGGTTCTACGTTTCTCATCATTCCGGTGTTTGTTAGTGAATATTGCGAGGTATCCATTAGAGGGGCTATGATGTCTGGACATATAATCTTTTATGAACTAGGAATTATGATATCATACTTTTTTGGTGGTTTCCTTGAGTACAAAACCATCATGTACATATCCCTCATAATGTCTGCTGTTGCTCTTGGTATGATCTGTTGCATAAGGGAGTCTCCTTTGTATTTAATACAGAAGGAGCGTGACGAG gAAGCTGTTAAATCAATACAGTTTTATAGAGGTTTGAAGAAAAATTGTAGTGAAATATCAAGAGAGGTTGAATGCATCAGAAAAATACTTAACTTTGATTGCGGAAATA ATGATTCAGATGAAAAGCagagtttaaaaaaagatgaCATCCCTTCAGAGAAATTATCGTTTATTCAGATATTAA ccAAATCACGAACAACTAGACGTATAGTGTTTAAGCTCTTGTTTATTCAGACAGTATCAATATTTCAAGGATTGATAGTGGTTCAGGTATTTGCGAAGCCACTATTACAATTCGCAGTACCAAGTATGTCAGCAACTTTATCCACAGTTTTGTTCGCTTTAGTTGTAGCGATATCTAGTTTAATCGGTGCTTATTTACTGGATACAGTCGGAAGACGA AATATTCGCAGCAGTTTTATGTGCAGAATGGTCTTTTTTATGCAACTTTATTTTGCTTTCCATCTTCATTCCTCTGGAAAAATCTTTTG GTCTCGGTGCTATATTTTATCTCTTCGCCGTTTGCTCATTTATAACAGCTATAGCAACTTGTATTCTGATTCCTGA
- the LOC116775368 gene encoding facilitated trehalose transporter Tret1-like isoform X2: protein MGILFTLPSSTFVLFSSDNTTLDRIMTETEISIMGSLSSASPMIVMPFCGYVLDKIGRKRCLMLFTLPQVLGWMLLVIFNKVEAVICSMFMCGLSGPLYLVAPVYINEYCEKSIRGSMTTYVLISYIVGTMVSYLMGGFLEYRAIAYSGLSISIFGLAIECFMKESPINLMMKGREEEAAEAVAFFKSCDVNSKEVIEEIGNIRRIISLDIEKIEAIPEEEKLRPQENKNDKLSVWKYLIVSRSTRRALVISMLLFVTCLSQGGVIVQMFAEPLFKVAVPNISATLASVLFALVSIAAGLYAAHLVERVGRRMLVIVASLLNGFCCAVLGTQLHFLWGPGWLTVVFMLVYAVNYTLGAGTIPNILVGEIFLPEIKSLATTFCTEWLFFVSFILLYIFPLLLNKIGLGLIFFIFSGFSFASTIFSFIYVPETKGIEVDEIQRRFLKIK from the exons atGGGCATTCTCTTCACTCTACCGTCTTCTACATTCGTGCTCTTCAGTTCAGATAACACAACTCTTGATAGAATAATGACAGAAACTGAGATTTCGATAATGGGCAGTTTATCTTCTGCCAGTCCGATGATAGTCATGCCATTCTGCGGATACGTATTAGATAAAATTGGCAGAAAGCGCTGTCTGATGCTTTTCACTTTACCGCAGGTG CTAGGTTGGATGttacttgttatttttaacaaagtgGAGGCTGTCATATGTTCAATGTTTATGTGTGGTCTGAGTGGTCCTCTATATCTAGTTGCACCAGTTTACATAAACGAGTATTGCGAAAAATCTATCAGGGGATCAATGACAACATATGTATTGATTTCTTATATTGTGGGGACGATGGTTTCCTACCTTATGGGAGGATTTTTAGAGTACAGAGCCATAGCTTACTCTGGCCTATCTATCAGTATATTTGGACTAGCCATAGAATGTTTCATGAAGGAGTCgcctataaatttaatgatgaaAGGCCGTGAAGAG GAGGCTGCAGAAGCTGttgctttttttaaaagttgtgaTGTGAATTCCAAAGAAGTTATCGAAGAGATCGGAAACATAAGAAGAATTATTAGCTTGGACATcgaaaaaa tcGAAGCTATACCCGAAGAGGAGAAATTGAGACCACAAgagaataaaaatgacaaattatCCGTGTGGAAGTATTTga TTGTATCCCGATCGACTCGCCGCGCGCTTGTAATCTCCATGCTTCTTTTCGTCACATGTTTGTCCCAAGGAGGTGTGATAGTTCAAATGTTTGCTGAACCTTTGTTCAAAGTGGCCGTGCCAAACATTTCAGCAACACTAGCAAGCGTTTTATTTGCCCTTGTATCAATCGCAGCTGGTTTGTATGCAGCGCATTTGGTTGAACGAGTTGGACGAAGG ATGCTAGTAATAGTTGCATCACTGTTGAACGGTTTTTGTTGCGCGGTGTTGGGTACACAACTCCACTTTCTCTGGGGTCCTGGATGGCTCACAGTAGTTTTTATGCTCGTATATGCTGTGAATTATACACTTGGAGCTGGAACTATACCTAACATTTTGGttggtgaaatatttttacctgag ATTAAAAGTCTAGCGACTACGTTTTGCACGGAATGGCTATTTTTCGTCAGCtttatattgctttatatttttccactACTGTTGAATAAGATTG GACTgggactaatattttttatattttccggATTTTCTTTCGCATCTACTATATTTAGCTTCATATATGTACCCGAGACGAAAGGTATTGAAGTCGATGAAATACAAAGAAGATTCTTGAAGATAAAATGA
- the LOC116775368 gene encoding facilitated trehalose transporter Tret1-like isoform X1, translating into MAIVQQVLTTAIICYNFVSMGILFTLPSSTFVLFSSDNTTLDRIMTETEISIMGSLSSASPMIVMPFCGYVLDKIGRKRCLMLFTLPQVLGWMLLVIFNKVEAVICSMFMCGLSGPLYLVAPVYINEYCEKSIRGSMTTYVLISYIVGTMVSYLMGGFLEYRAIAYSGLSISIFGLAIECFMKESPINLMMKGREEEAAEAVAFFKSCDVNSKEVIEEIGNIRRIISLDIEKIEAIPEEEKLRPQENKNDKLSVWKYLIVSRSTRRALVISMLLFVTCLSQGGVIVQMFAEPLFKVAVPNISATLASVLFALVSIAAGLYAAHLVERVGRRMLVIVASLLNGFCCAVLGTQLHFLWGPGWLTVVFMLVYAVNYTLGAGTIPNILVGEIFLPEIKSLATTFCTEWLFFVSFILLYIFPLLLNKIGLGLIFFIFSGFSFASTIFSFIYVPETKGIEVDEIQRRFLKIK; encoded by the exons atggctATTGTTCAGCAGGTGTTAACAACAGCTATAA tATGCtacaattttgtttcaatGGGCATTCTCTTCACTCTACCGTCTTCTACATTCGTGCTCTTCAGTTCAGATAACACAACTCTTGATAGAATAATGACAGAAACTGAGATTTCGATAATGGGCAGTTTATCTTCTGCCAGTCCGATGATAGTCATGCCATTCTGCGGATACGTATTAGATAAAATTGGCAGAAAGCGCTGTCTGATGCTTTTCACTTTACCGCAGGTG CTAGGTTGGATGttacttgttatttttaacaaagtgGAGGCTGTCATATGTTCAATGTTTATGTGTGGTCTGAGTGGTCCTCTATATCTAGTTGCACCAGTTTACATAAACGAGTATTGCGAAAAATCTATCAGGGGATCAATGACAACATATGTATTGATTTCTTATATTGTGGGGACGATGGTTTCCTACCTTATGGGAGGATTTTTAGAGTACAGAGCCATAGCTTACTCTGGCCTATCTATCAGTATATTTGGACTAGCCATAGAATGTTTCATGAAGGAGTCgcctataaatttaatgatgaaAGGCCGTGAAGAG GAGGCTGCAGAAGCTGttgctttttttaaaagttgtgaTGTGAATTCCAAAGAAGTTATCGAAGAGATCGGAAACATAAGAAGAATTATTAGCTTGGACATcgaaaaaa tcGAAGCTATACCCGAAGAGGAGAAATTGAGACCACAAgagaataaaaatgacaaattatCCGTGTGGAAGTATTTga TTGTATCCCGATCGACTCGCCGCGCGCTTGTAATCTCCATGCTTCTTTTCGTCACATGTTTGTCCCAAGGAGGTGTGATAGTTCAAATGTTTGCTGAACCTTTGTTCAAAGTGGCCGTGCCAAACATTTCAGCAACACTAGCAAGCGTTTTATTTGCCCTTGTATCAATCGCAGCTGGTTTGTATGCAGCGCATTTGGTTGAACGAGTTGGACGAAGG ATGCTAGTAATAGTTGCATCACTGTTGAACGGTTTTTGTTGCGCGGTGTTGGGTACACAACTCCACTTTCTCTGGGGTCCTGGATGGCTCACAGTAGTTTTTATGCTCGTATATGCTGTGAATTATACACTTGGAGCTGGAACTATACCTAACATTTTGGttggtgaaatatttttacctgag ATTAAAAGTCTAGCGACTACGTTTTGCACGGAATGGCTATTTTTCGTCAGCtttatattgctttatatttttccactACTGTTGAATAAGATTG GACTgggactaatattttttatattttccggATTTTCTTTCGCATCTACTATATTTAGCTTCATATATGTACCCGAGACGAAAGGTATTGAAGTCGATGAAATACAAAGAAGATTCTTGAAGATAAAATGA
- the LOC116775356 gene encoding facilitated trehalose transporter Tret1-like isoform X2: MSSASPLIVVPFCGFLLDKLGRKKCLILFYLPQLFSWLLLISVHNVAALIFSMFLCGLSGAIFLIVPVYVTEYCQESIRGSMVASSLIFYAIGMTMSYICGEVLDYVTINYLGLTTSAIALLLMTFMRESPLYLMKKGLEEEAASAIGLYRSCNPKSKEVLEEMENLRRIINIDIDTIEAMPEEMKLKTLDGPTEKIDKWRYLAKSRSSRRALVIVMITCTTCCFQGLLVFRMYTKQLFEILLPNVSITLASVLFGIVSVIAGGFGAYFVDTIGRTLLLILASIDTSVCCVILGTQLQYNWGPIWLNLVLILLYTFGYFVGAGTVPFVLIGEVFLPEIKSIASMICIEWSFLCSFLVLYIFIPLVNFLGLGAMFYIFASFGIITALFSYLFIPTTKGLQVDEIQRKFLRKK; encoded by the exons ATGTCGTCTGCAAGTCCGCTTATTGTTGTACCATTTTGTGGATTCCTTTTGGATAAGTTAGGCAGAAAAAAGTGTTTAATACTTTTCTATTTGCCCCAATTg ttcAGTTGGCTCCTACTCATAAGCGTGCATAACGTGGCAGCGttgatattttcaatgtttcttTGTGGTCTGAGTGGTGCTATTTTTCTCATCGTTCCGGTCTACGTAACTGAATATTGCCAAGAATCTATAAGAGGGTCTATGGTGGCTTcctctttgatattttatgcTATAGGAATGACGATGTCATATATCTGTGGGGAAGTCCTAgattatgtaactattaacTACCTTGGACTTACAACGAGCGCCATAGCTTTGTTACTTATGACGTTCATGAGGGAGTCACCCctatatttaatgaagaaaGGTCTGGAGGAG gagGCGGCCAGTGCAATTGGACTTTATAGAAGTTGTAATCCGAAATCTAAAGAGGTATTAGAGGAAATGGAAAACCTTAGGAGAATTATAAACATCGATATTGATACAA ttgaAGCAATGCCGGaagaaatgaaattgaaaacatTGGATGGGCCAACTGAGAAAATTGACAAATGGAGATATTTGG ctAAATCACGATCTTCTCGTCGGGCACTGGTTATCGTAATGATTACTTGTACAACATGTTGCTTTCAAGGGTTATTGGTATTTCGTATGTACACCAagcaattatttgaaatactacTCCCAAATGTATCGATAACACTAGCCAGCGTTTTGTTTGGAATTGTATCTGTGATAGCCGGAGGTTTTGGAGCATATTTCGTTGACACCATAGGCCGAAca ctttTACTCATCCTAGCCTCCATAGACACAAGTGTCTGTTGTGTGATTCTTGGTACCCAGTTGCAGTATAATTGGGGGCCCATCTGGTTGAATTTAGTGCTGATACTTCTTTATACTTTTGGTTATTTTGTCGGAGCTGGGACGGTACCTTTTGTATTGATCGGTGAGGTTTTCTTGCCGGAG attaagaGCATCGCATCAATGATTTGTATAGAGTGGAGTTTTCTATGCAGCTTCCTCGTACTTTACATCTTTATTCCTCTAGTTAATTTTTTAG gTCTTGGAGCAATGTTCTATATCTTCGCCAGTTTCGGTATCATTACCGCACTATTTAGTTACTTATTTATACCGACAACAAAGGGGCTACAAGTGGAtgaaattcaaagaaaatttttgagaaaaaaataa
- the LOC116775356 gene encoding facilitated trehalose transporter Tret1-like isoform X1, with product MAILRQVLTTAIISYIFLTLGFLFSLPSFTLKLFSSENKIFDQVLHRAEISLIGSMSSASPLIVVPFCGFLLDKLGRKKCLILFYLPQLFSWLLLISVHNVAALIFSMFLCGLSGAIFLIVPVYVTEYCQESIRGSMVASSLIFYAIGMTMSYICGEVLDYVTINYLGLTTSAIALLLMTFMRESPLYLMKKGLEEEAASAIGLYRSCNPKSKEVLEEMENLRRIINIDIDTIEAMPEEMKLKTLDGPTEKIDKWRYLAKSRSSRRALVIVMITCTTCCFQGLLVFRMYTKQLFEILLPNVSITLASVLFGIVSVIAGGFGAYFVDTIGRTLLLILASIDTSVCCVILGTQLQYNWGPIWLNLVLILLYTFGYFVGAGTVPFVLIGEVFLPEIKSIASMICIEWSFLCSFLVLYIFIPLVNFLGLGAMFYIFASFGIITALFSYLFIPTTKGLQVDEIQRKFLRKK from the exons ATGGCTATTCTACGTCAAGTTCTGACTACGGCTATca TATCCTACATTTTCTTGACTCTGggttttttgttttctctCCCATCGTTTACACTTAAACTTTTCAGTTctgaaaataagatatttgatCAGGTATTGCATAGAGCTGAAATATCACTAATAGGTAGTATGTCGTCTGCAAGTCCGCTTATTGTTGTACCATTTTGTGGATTCCTTTTGGATAAGTTAGGCAGAAAAAAGTGTTTAATACTTTTCTATTTGCCCCAATTg ttcAGTTGGCTCCTACTCATAAGCGTGCATAACGTGGCAGCGttgatattttcaatgtttcttTGTGGTCTGAGTGGTGCTATTTTTCTCATCGTTCCGGTCTACGTAACTGAATATTGCCAAGAATCTATAAGAGGGTCTATGGTGGCTTcctctttgatattttatgcTATAGGAATGACGATGTCATATATCTGTGGGGAAGTCCTAgattatgtaactattaacTACCTTGGACTTACAACGAGCGCCATAGCTTTGTTACTTATGACGTTCATGAGGGAGTCACCCctatatttaatgaagaaaGGTCTGGAGGAG gagGCGGCCAGTGCAATTGGACTTTATAGAAGTTGTAATCCGAAATCTAAAGAGGTATTAGAGGAAATGGAAAACCTTAGGAGAATTATAAACATCGATATTGATACAA ttgaAGCAATGCCGGaagaaatgaaattgaaaacatTGGATGGGCCAACTGAGAAAATTGACAAATGGAGATATTTGG ctAAATCACGATCTTCTCGTCGGGCACTGGTTATCGTAATGATTACTTGTACAACATGTTGCTTTCAAGGGTTATTGGTATTTCGTATGTACACCAagcaattatttgaaatactacTCCCAAATGTATCGATAACACTAGCCAGCGTTTTGTTTGGAATTGTATCTGTGATAGCCGGAGGTTTTGGAGCATATTTCGTTGACACCATAGGCCGAAca ctttTACTCATCCTAGCCTCCATAGACACAAGTGTCTGTTGTGTGATTCTTGGTACCCAGTTGCAGTATAATTGGGGGCCCATCTGGTTGAATTTAGTGCTGATACTTCTTTATACTTTTGGTTATTTTGTCGGAGCTGGGACGGTACCTTTTGTATTGATCGGTGAGGTTTTCTTGCCGGAG attaagaGCATCGCATCAATGATTTGTATAGAGTGGAGTTTTCTATGCAGCTTCCTCGTACTTTACATCTTTATTCCTCTAGTTAATTTTTTAG gTCTTGGAGCAATGTTCTATATCTTCGCCAGTTTCGGTATCATTACCGCACTATTTAGTTACTTATTTATACCGACAACAAAGGGGCTACAAGTGGAtgaaattcaaagaaaatttttgagaaaaaaataa